In a single window of the Arthrobacter sp. StoSoilA2 genome:
- a CDS encoding FAD-dependent oxidoreductase gives MESSTQCVVVGGGPAGIVLGLLLARAGVEVTVLEKHADFLRDFRGDTVHASTIRLLDELGLGEGFRQLPQSKLGNFQLPAGTGDSVILADFGLLKEPYNYVAMVPQWDLLNFLVEAAKQEPTFTLRMNTEVTELLRDGSGAVSGVAYRTRDPLTGENLGTGELKAALTVACDGRSSVLRARAGLVPREFPVPFDTWWFRLPRNADERDPVASIAPSFGTSDVLLSLTRKDFYQIAYLAAKGLDPKLRAEGVEAFRARVARLRPDLSDRVDNIRSVDDLHLLDVKLNRLSEWHKPGLLLIGDAAHAMSPAGGVGINLAVQDAVAAARIIASPLLSKTLDDHHLAAVQKRRWPPTVIVQTFQRVLHRVIFAQVMAGKQPKPPKLLLIVLRNFPSFRKLPARMIAFGPRPEHAPQFARRKPDA, from the coding sequence ATGGAAAGCAGCACGCAGTGCGTTGTGGTTGGCGGAGGTCCGGCCGGGATTGTGCTGGGCTTGCTCCTTGCCCGGGCCGGAGTTGAAGTCACTGTGTTGGAGAAGCACGCCGACTTCCTGCGGGACTTCCGTGGCGATACTGTGCACGCCTCCACCATTCGCCTCCTCGACGAATTGGGGTTGGGCGAAGGGTTCCGGCAGCTACCGCAGAGCAAGCTGGGTAACTTCCAGCTGCCTGCAGGGACCGGGGATTCCGTGATCCTCGCTGATTTCGGGCTCCTCAAGGAGCCGTACAACTATGTGGCAATGGTGCCGCAATGGGACTTGCTGAACTTTCTGGTGGAGGCAGCCAAGCAGGAACCCACGTTCACGTTGCGGATGAACACTGAGGTCACAGAGCTGCTCCGCGACGGGTCCGGCGCAGTATCGGGTGTGGCGTACAGAACCCGGGACCCCCTCACCGGCGAAAACCTGGGGACGGGCGAACTGAAGGCTGCATTGACGGTGGCGTGCGACGGCCGTAGTTCGGTGCTTCGTGCACGGGCGGGTTTGGTCCCACGCGAATTTCCGGTGCCGTTCGACACGTGGTGGTTCCGGCTTCCGAGGAACGCCGATGAAAGGGATCCCGTGGCGTCGATTGCCCCGAGTTTCGGGACTTCGGACGTTCTGCTGAGTTTGACCCGCAAGGACTTTTATCAGATCGCCTACCTCGCGGCCAAGGGACTGGATCCGAAGTTGCGGGCAGAAGGCGTAGAAGCGTTTCGTGCACGCGTCGCAAGGTTGCGGCCAGACCTATCAGACCGTGTGGACAACATCCGCTCCGTGGATGATCTCCACCTGTTGGACGTGAAGCTCAACCGCTTGTCCGAGTGGCACAAGCCGGGCCTGCTGCTTATTGGCGATGCTGCCCATGCGATGTCCCCCGCCGGTGGGGTGGGGATCAACCTGGCCGTGCAGGACGCCGTCGCAGCGGCCCGGATCATTGCTTCGCCGCTGCTGAGTAAAACGCTGGACGACCACCACCTCGCCGCCGTTCAGAAGCGGCGCTGGCCTCCAACCGTGATTGTGCAGACGTTTCAGCGGGTGCTGCATCGCGTTATCTTCGCACAGGTCATGGCGGGCAAGCAGCCAAAGCCACCCAAGCTGTTGCTCATTGTGCTCCGTAATTTTCCCAGCTTCCGGAAGTTGCCCGCACGGATGATTGCCTTCGGCCCACGACCCGAACATGCACCGCAGTTTGCCCGGCGGAAGCCTGACGCTTAG
- a CDS encoding penicillin-binding transpeptidase domain-containing protein: MGKMRTRNLVFGLVALVMVGSLTACDDGRAGAESAAKQLASSLAALDVGSLAVEGKDASAANDQLKAVFEGLDAKPSVQSGDVKLDGETATFPLNYSWNIGSAKWEYSSEATLKKSGDKWAVQWNPQLLAPELSDGETLSVKTVPAQRGQILGAGDAPIVQDRPVFRVGIDKTKLAADQADSAARAMAALLGLDVEEYAKQVGASGPQAFVEGIVLRAYTPEITEAKITAIPGGVSILDSMALAPTRTFARALLGSVGQASAEQIEKSNGALRAGDTTGTGGLQQKYDSLLRGKDGVEVVAKQEAKSEGETPASKVFFSSLPVPGTTLKTTLDLKLQQLAEETLAGVGPASAIVALKPSTGAVLAAASGPGSNGYNTAMLGQYAPGSTFKIVDSLALFRDGATPDSKVECTPTLTVDGRTFKNSEGYPESSLGSVTLRDAFAHSCNTAFINARDTVSQDQLESAAMALGVAVEAPKLGADAFLGSVPGAAEGTEHAASMIGQGKVLFSPLSAAIMAASVGNGAPVSPQLVLNPETGNSSAAATPTESGSAPASSASVSAAPASPPSSKPITKEEAAALSDMMRAVVTSGHAGFLAQVPGAPVGAKTGTAEFGNEDPPKTHAWIVAVHGDLAVAVFVEDGGLGATTSGPLLKSFLTAAG; the protein is encoded by the coding sequence ATGGGGAAAATGAGAACACGGAATCTTGTCTTTGGCTTGGTAGCGCTGGTGATGGTTGGTTCGCTGACGGCCTGCGATGACGGCCGCGCCGGTGCGGAAAGTGCAGCGAAGCAGCTCGCCTCCTCTCTGGCCGCGCTCGACGTCGGTTCACTCGCCGTAGAGGGCAAGGACGCTTCCGCGGCCAACGATCAACTCAAAGCGGTGTTTGAGGGACTCGATGCCAAGCCATCGGTTCAGTCAGGTGACGTGAAGCTCGACGGCGAGACCGCCACCTTCCCTTTGAACTACAGCTGGAACATTGGCTCAGCAAAATGGGAGTACAGCTCCGAGGCCACGTTGAAAAAGTCCGGCGATAAATGGGCTGTCCAATGGAATCCCCAGCTCCTTGCCCCGGAACTTTCGGACGGCGAGACGCTCTCCGTCAAGACGGTTCCTGCCCAGCGCGGACAGATCCTCGGCGCAGGGGATGCCCCCATTGTCCAAGACCGTCCGGTTTTCCGCGTTGGTATCGACAAAACCAAGCTTGCCGCTGATCAGGCGGATTCCGCCGCGCGGGCAATGGCTGCTTTGCTCGGCCTTGACGTTGAAGAGTATGCCAAGCAGGTGGGAGCCTCGGGTCCACAGGCTTTCGTGGAGGGCATCGTCCTCCGCGCTTACACCCCCGAAATTACCGAAGCAAAGATCACTGCCATTCCGGGCGGCGTGAGCATCCTGGACTCCATGGCGTTGGCACCAACACGCACCTTCGCCAGGGCACTCCTGGGAAGTGTGGGCCAGGCCAGTGCAGAGCAGATCGAAAAGTCCAACGGCGCCTTGCGGGCCGGGGACACCACAGGAACCGGTGGCCTTCAACAGAAATACGATTCTCTGCTCCGCGGGAAGGACGGCGTGGAGGTGGTCGCCAAGCAGGAAGCGAAGTCGGAAGGCGAGACCCCTGCAAGCAAAGTATTCTTCTCGTCCCTCCCTGTGCCCGGAACAACCCTCAAGACCACGCTTGACCTGAAGCTGCAGCAACTGGCCGAAGAGACGCTTGCCGGGGTGGGACCGGCGTCCGCCATCGTGGCGCTTAAGCCTTCTACCGGAGCTGTTCTGGCGGCCGCGTCCGGTCCGGGCAGCAACGGCTACAACACGGCGATGCTTGGCCAATACGCTCCGGGGTCCACGTTCAAGATCGTCGATTCCCTGGCGCTGTTCCGCGACGGCGCGACGCCTGATTCCAAGGTCGAATGCACCCCGACGCTGACAGTAGACGGCAGAACCTTCAAGAACTCCGAGGGCTACCCGGAAAGCTCCTTGGGTTCCGTAACGCTGCGGGACGCTTTTGCCCATTCCTGCAACACCGCTTTCATCAATGCCCGTGACACGGTCAGCCAGGACCAGCTCGAGTCTGCCGCCATGGCATTGGGCGTGGCCGTGGAAGCGCCCAAGCTGGGCGCCGACGCCTTCCTCGGTTCAGTCCCCGGCGCCGCAGAGGGAACCGAGCACGCGGCATCCATGATCGGCCAGGGGAAGGTGCTCTTCTCCCCACTGTCTGCGGCGATCATGGCAGCCTCCGTTGGCAACGGCGCTCCGGTGTCCCCTCAACTCGTGCTGAACCCTGAAACCGGGAACTCCAGCGCGGCAGCTACGCCCACGGAAAGTGGCAGCGCGCCGGCGTCGTCCGCTTCCGTTAGCGCAGCGCCCGCGTCACCGCCCTCAAGCAAGCCGATCACCAAGGAAGAAGCGGCCGCGCTATCCGACATGATGCGGGCGGTGGTTACCTCCGGGCATGCTGGATTCCTCGCCCAGGTGCCGGGAGCGCCCGTCGGGGCAAAAACGGGTACTGCTGAGTTCGGCAATGAGGACCCGCCCAAGACCCACGCGTGGATCGTTGCCGTTCACGGAGACCTGGCGGTTGCTGTGTTCGTGGAAGACGGCGGCCTGGGGGCAACCACCAGCGGACCGTTGTTGAAGTCGTTCCTCACCGCCGCCGGTTAA
- a CDS encoding phosphatase PAP2 family protein, which translates to MIRVLRPRQRPSWQIVTPALLLLCAFAVPGGMIVAGQGEPAFNRIDTTWQAYSFTLHAPFWDAVNVALNWGGYVGMLVLHGVLAAALLLWRRPRAAAFCALAGLAALGLTQLAKALVGRDRPQGARVLSDTGSYPSGHVSATTAFLVVMALLIGRQWAKVVAVLGILAMMVSRTYLSAHWLSDVLGGACLAAGVVLLLWWPFCNICIQENETAGRAAIWRARAVQRQQEAGQQE; encoded by the coding sequence ATGATTCGCGTCCTGCGTCCACGCCAGCGGCCCAGCTGGCAGATTGTCACGCCTGCCCTGCTTTTGCTGTGCGCGTTCGCGGTACCGGGAGGCATGATTGTGGCCGGTCAAGGGGAGCCCGCCTTCAATAGAATTGATACAACATGGCAGGCCTATTCCTTCACCCTGCACGCCCCGTTCTGGGACGCGGTAAACGTGGCGCTCAACTGGGGCGGGTATGTGGGCATGCTGGTGCTGCATGGTGTTTTGGCGGCCGCGCTACTCCTCTGGCGACGTCCCAGGGCTGCTGCCTTCTGTGCACTCGCCGGCCTTGCTGCCCTGGGCCTCACTCAACTGGCCAAGGCACTTGTTGGGCGTGATCGGCCTCAAGGCGCCAGGGTCCTCTCTGATACAGGCTCATACCCTTCGGGGCATGTTTCCGCGACCACCGCCTTCCTCGTCGTGATGGCGTTGCTCATCGGCCGGCAGTGGGCGAAAGTGGTGGCAGTTCTTGGCATACTCGCGATGATGGTCAGCCGAACCTACCTGTCCGCTCACTGGTTAAGTGATGTCCTCGGCGGTGCGTGCCTAGCAGCCGGTGTCGTCCTGCTGTTGTGGTGGCCGTTCTGCAACATATGCATTCAGGAGAATGAAACCGCTGGCCGGGCGGCTATTTGGCGCGCAAGGGCCGTGCAACGCCAGCAAGAAGCAGGGCAACAAGAATAG
- a CDS encoding MFS transporter produces the protein MTTSTRSTTNVNAAAVATFLIFAMNGLVFASWAARIPAVTEALSLTSGQMGTLLLCTAVGSLMALPSAGWVVGRIGTAGTVRLAGIVAGAAGAAIAFSLMAASVPATAIALFFFGIGIGLWDVAQNIEGADVEHRLKRTIMPQFHAAFSGGAFVGALIGAGLSHLGVGLPEHLLVIAGLAVLLALTVPRYFLPHEASVAETLDDGAPAPKGPTAWRDGRTLLIGVVVLGATLTEGAGNDWIAKAAVDGLGTSEATGALLFALFVAAMTGMRFLGGKVIDRFGRVAVLRASMAAAALGLALFVFAGNVVLAGLGAALWGVGAALAFPMGMSAAADDPKHAAARVSVVSTIGYVAFLAGPPLLGYLGDQTGIHMALLAIGLPILVALLLAGVARPLRAK, from the coding sequence ATGACCACCAGCACCAGAAGCACCACCAACGTCAACGCTGCGGCGGTGGCGACGTTCCTGATCTTCGCCATGAACGGCCTGGTGTTTGCAAGCTGGGCGGCACGTATCCCCGCCGTCACCGAAGCTCTCAGCCTGACGTCCGGCCAGATGGGCACCCTGCTGCTCTGCACCGCCGTCGGGTCCTTGATGGCTTTGCCGTCAGCAGGGTGGGTGGTGGGCCGAATCGGTACAGCCGGCACGGTTCGCCTCGCCGGGATCGTGGCGGGTGCCGCAGGTGCTGCGATTGCCTTCTCCCTCATGGCTGCATCGGTTCCGGCCACGGCCATCGCCCTCTTCTTCTTCGGTATTGGCATTGGGCTGTGGGACGTAGCCCAGAACATCGAGGGTGCCGACGTCGAACACCGGCTCAAGCGGACCATCATGCCGCAGTTTCACGCAGCGTTCAGCGGCGGGGCGTTTGTGGGCGCTTTGATCGGTGCGGGGCTCTCGCACCTTGGTGTTGGCCTCCCTGAGCACCTGCTTGTGATCGCCGGACTTGCTGTCCTCCTCGCACTAACCGTGCCGCGCTACTTCCTGCCGCACGAAGCGTCAGTGGCTGAAACGCTCGACGACGGTGCGCCGGCTCCCAAGGGACCCACGGCTTGGCGGGACGGCCGGACGCTGCTCATCGGTGTGGTGGTTTTGGGTGCGACCCTTACGGAAGGGGCCGGCAATGACTGGATTGCCAAGGCGGCCGTTGATGGACTCGGTACCTCCGAAGCGACCGGCGCCCTGCTCTTTGCGCTCTTCGTTGCTGCCATGACCGGGATGCGGTTCCTCGGCGGCAAGGTCATCGACAGGTTCGGCCGCGTGGCTGTACTCCGTGCCAGTATGGCAGCGGCCGCGCTGGGCTTGGCGTTGTTCGTCTTCGCCGGCAACGTGGTGCTGGCCGGCCTTGGTGCGGCACTTTGGGGCGTTGGTGCGGCGTTGGCCTTCCCCATGGGCATGTCCGCTGCGGCCGACGATCCCAAGCACGCAGCGGCACGCGTTTCCGTGGTCTCAACCATTGGCTACGTGGCTTTCTTGGCCGGCCCGCCGCTTCTGGGTTACCTCGGTGACCAAACCGGAATCCACATGGCACTGCTGGCGATCGGATTGCCTATTCTTGTTGCCCTGCTTCTTGCTGGCGTTGCACGGCCCTTGCGCGCCAAATAG
- a CDS encoding DeoR/GlpR family DNA-binding transcription regulator: MGTPDRHRLIGELLRKREEVSVDELVAATGASGATIRRDLEILAANGVLKRVHGGARSLVARGDNPGYGQRELEDHEAKLKIAAAVDALLKDREHVWLDSGSTATEIARRLSQRELTVMPMSLHGVEALTHAKEGRRPQLILPGGSLIPGEQSFRGPMTEANIRSLRFDTAVVTPCALNLKDGLLAHDLDDAAVKRAGLESASRVIVASSGSKWNASAVALVAAIEAVDVIVTDLKPSSEDLARLDKLSVEVVIA; the protein is encoded by the coding sequence ATGGGAACTCCTGACCGCCATCGGCTCATTGGCGAGCTGCTGCGCAAACGCGAAGAAGTATCAGTGGACGAATTGGTAGCAGCCACTGGAGCCTCGGGCGCCACGATCCGCCGCGACCTGGAAATTCTTGCGGCCAACGGAGTACTGAAGCGGGTGCACGGCGGCGCCCGCAGTTTGGTAGCGCGTGGTGACAACCCGGGCTATGGGCAGCGCGAACTGGAAGACCACGAGGCGAAGCTCAAGATCGCAGCAGCTGTTGACGCTCTGCTGAAGGACCGCGAGCACGTGTGGTTGGACAGCGGATCCACTGCCACGGAAATTGCTCGGCGGCTGAGCCAGCGTGAACTCACGGTGATGCCGATGTCCCTGCACGGCGTCGAGGCACTGACCCACGCAAAGGAGGGCCGCCGGCCGCAGCTCATTCTCCCCGGCGGAAGCCTCATTCCGGGCGAACAGTCTTTTCGCGGACCCATGACCGAGGCGAACATACGCTCGTTGCGATTCGACACCGCGGTGGTCACGCCGTGCGCCCTCAACCTCAAGGACGGACTGCTGGCCCATGACCTTGACGACGCCGCGGTGAAGCGCGCCGGCCTGGAATCGGCGTCGCGGGTCATCGTTGCATCCTCCGGCAGTAAGTGGAATGCCAGCGCGGTCGCCCTGGTTGCCGCGATAGAGGCCGTGGACGTCATCGTGACGGACCTGAAGCCATCCTCCGAAGATCTTGCCCGGCTCGACAAACTCTCTGTGGAAGTTGTGATTGCATGA
- a CDS encoding ATP-binding cassette domain-containing protein produces the protein MAHIDVSGIDYFLSDGTQLLNGVTFKVPDGTKTALIGPNGTGKTTLFKIISGDLTPDEGVVGKSGNMGIMRQFVGQVRDESTVRDLLVSTAQAGLAAAAKAVEEAELAMMEHDDEPTQMKYAQAIVDWGDAGGYDVETVWDEVCMAALGISFDKAQFRRASTLSGGEQKRLVLEALFAGPDELLLLDEPDNYLDVPGKRWLESKLNESKKTVLFISHDRELLNNAAGRIVTLEPGINGAGAWIHGGGFGSYVEARADRNARFEELRKRWDEEHVKLKELVNMYKNKAAFRSDMANRYQAAQTRLAKFLEAGPPEALPIEQNVKMRLKGGRTAKRAVVAEKLELAGLMKPFSTEIWFGDRVGVLGSNGSGKSHFLRLLATGGTDPEREHLPVSDVVIAEVPHEGTVKLGARIRPGFFAQTHVRPDLLGRTLLEILHRGDEHRSGLPREAAAGALDSYGLAGQSEQKYESLSGGQQARFQILLLQLSGATLLLLDEPTDNLDLHSGEALERAIDAFEGTVLAVTHDRWFAKSFDRFLIFGSDGKVYESEEPVWDEKRVERAR, from the coding sequence GTGGCCCATATTGACGTTTCCGGCATCGACTACTTCCTCTCCGACGGCACCCAGCTGCTCAACGGCGTGACCTTCAAGGTGCCTGATGGCACTAAGACGGCGTTGATTGGGCCCAACGGAACCGGCAAAACGACGCTGTTCAAGATCATTTCCGGCGACCTCACACCCGACGAAGGCGTCGTAGGCAAGTCCGGGAACATGGGCATCATGCGGCAGTTCGTGGGCCAGGTCCGGGATGAATCAACCGTCCGGGACCTGCTGGTCTCCACGGCCCAAGCCGGGCTGGCGGCAGCTGCCAAAGCGGTTGAAGAGGCCGAACTCGCCATGATGGAGCACGACGACGAACCCACCCAGATGAAGTACGCCCAGGCGATCGTGGATTGGGGAGACGCCGGCGGTTACGACGTCGAGACCGTCTGGGACGAGGTCTGCATGGCGGCTTTGGGAATTTCCTTCGACAAAGCACAGTTCCGACGTGCCTCCACGTTGTCCGGTGGCGAGCAGAAACGCCTCGTGCTGGAAGCCCTGTTCGCGGGCCCGGATGAACTCCTGCTCCTGGACGAACCGGATAACTACCTTGACGTCCCCGGCAAGCGCTGGCTGGAGTCAAAGCTCAACGAATCCAAGAAGACCGTGCTGTTCATTAGCCACGACCGCGAGCTGCTCAACAACGCCGCCGGACGAATAGTGACGCTTGAACCAGGCATAAACGGCGCCGGAGCCTGGATCCACGGTGGCGGTTTCGGCTCCTACGTGGAGGCGCGTGCCGACAGGAACGCCCGGTTCGAGGAACTCCGCAAACGCTGGGACGAGGAGCATGTGAAGCTCAAGGAACTCGTCAACATGTACAAGAACAAGGCTGCGTTCCGGTCCGACATGGCCAACAGGTACCAGGCGGCACAGACGCGTCTTGCCAAGTTCCTGGAAGCTGGGCCGCCCGAGGCGCTGCCAATCGAGCAGAACGTCAAGATGCGCCTCAAGGGCGGGCGAACAGCCAAACGCGCCGTCGTGGCGGAGAAGCTTGAACTAGCTGGGCTCATGAAGCCGTTCTCCACGGAAATCTGGTTCGGCGACCGTGTGGGCGTACTCGGTTCCAACGGTTCCGGAAAGAGCCACTTCCTGCGCTTGCTCGCCACCGGAGGCACCGACCCTGAGCGGGAGCATTTGCCGGTGTCGGACGTTGTCATTGCTGAAGTGCCGCACGAAGGAACAGTGAAGTTGGGCGCCCGTATCCGCCCGGGATTCTTCGCACAGACGCACGTTCGCCCGGATCTGCTGGGCCGGACCTTGTTGGAGATCCTGCACCGTGGCGATGAACACCGATCGGGCCTGCCCCGCGAAGCTGCCGCAGGTGCCCTGGACTCCTACGGTTTGGCCGGCCAATCAGAGCAAAAGTACGAGTCCCTGTCCGGTGGCCAGCAGGCGCGGTTCCAGATCCTCCTGCTGCAGCTGTCCGGAGCAACCCTCTTGCTCCTGGACGAGCCTACCGACAACCTGGATCTGCACTCCGGCGAGGCCCTGGAGAGAGCAATCGATGCTTTCGAGGGAACGGTCCTTGCTGTCACCCATGACCGCTGGTTCGCCAAGTCTTTCGACCGCTTCCTGATCTTCGGCTCCGACGGCAAGGTCTACGAGTCCGAGGAACCCGTCTGGGATGAGAAACGCGTGGAGCGCGCCCGCTAG
- a CDS encoding bifunctional phosphatase PAP2/diacylglycerol kinase family protein translates to MRGFLGKGPKHVARFDHFLVRAVSRQPQGEHDDLFRRLSAAATKGKLWFGIAGIMATVPGKPRRAALHGLLALGVASGVTNLIFKTALPRRRPLPEHLPVFRFVHPQPVSSSMPSGHSASAVAFVVGAGMVSPVLGAVLAPIAAGVAYSRVHTGAHWPSDVVFGSALGAGAALLTRTWWPAKPAEPKPRRTPAGAPGISDGEGLSIAVNVLGGSYSPETGELLQEVFPKAHIHEIAEGEDVAAEIEAAAARPGTVALGVWGGDGTVGTAAAIAVEHSLPLLVLPGGTLNHFARDLGTNSIDAAIKAVTEGQAALVDFGHVAVHRGLPDNPESSEIAMLNTASVGVYPNLVRRRERLQPAMGKPLASLVASLRTFGVNSPTTLTVNGVKHKLWILYLGRGRYYPSDHAPLRRPVLDDGVFDLRMITADEPFARARLLWAVMTGTVAASKVTHLTEATTVTIEAIGEPLVLAVDGEPKPGVRSAVFTVKSHELRVYCPLPVDPAS, encoded by the coding sequence ATGCGAGGTTTCCTGGGCAAAGGCCCCAAGCACGTGGCAAGGTTCGATCATTTCCTTGTCAGGGCGGTTTCGCGCCAGCCGCAAGGCGAACATGATGATCTCTTCCGGCGGCTCTCAGCAGCGGCCACCAAAGGAAAGCTCTGGTTTGGCATCGCGGGAATCATGGCCACGGTTCCAGGAAAACCGCGCAGAGCAGCCCTGCATGGACTGCTTGCCTTGGGCGTGGCCTCCGGGGTCACTAACCTCATCTTCAAAACGGCGCTCCCCCGGCGGCGGCCCTTGCCGGAACACCTGCCCGTTTTCAGGTTCGTACACCCGCAGCCGGTCAGTTCCTCCATGCCATCCGGACACTCAGCTTCGGCCGTGGCTTTTGTCGTGGGAGCAGGGATGGTTTCGCCCGTCCTGGGCGCCGTACTTGCGCCCATCGCCGCGGGCGTTGCGTATTCCCGTGTGCACACAGGTGCGCACTGGCCGTCAGACGTCGTGTTTGGTTCTGCACTTGGCGCGGGTGCTGCCCTGCTGACACGCACGTGGTGGCCAGCCAAGCCCGCCGAACCCAAACCCCGCCGGACGCCGGCAGGGGCCCCGGGAATTTCCGACGGCGAGGGGCTGAGCATCGCTGTTAATGTCCTGGGCGGTTCCTACTCCCCCGAAACCGGCGAACTGCTACAGGAGGTATTCCCCAAAGCGCATATTCATGAAATCGCTGAGGGCGAGGATGTCGCCGCTGAGATTGAAGCAGCCGCAGCCCGGCCAGGCACCGTAGCGCTTGGCGTGTGGGGTGGTGACGGGACGGTTGGCACCGCGGCCGCTATCGCCGTCGAGCATTCCCTGCCTCTTCTGGTATTGCCGGGTGGCACGCTCAACCACTTTGCCCGTGACCTCGGGACCAATTCCATTGACGCCGCAATCAAGGCAGTCACAGAGGGGCAGGCCGCGCTTGTGGATTTCGGGCATGTTGCCGTCCATCGAGGTTTGCCTGACAACCCTGAGTCCAGTGAGATCGCCATGCTGAATACGGCCAGCGTGGGTGTTTATCCGAACCTCGTTCGACGCCGGGAGCGACTGCAGCCTGCCATGGGTAAACCCCTGGCCAGTTTGGTGGCATCGCTGCGGACTTTCGGAGTGAACTCGCCCACGACGCTCACCGTTAACGGCGTGAAGCACAAGCTGTGGATTCTGTACCTGGGACGTGGGCGTTACTACCCCAGCGACCATGCCCCACTTCGACGCCCTGTGCTGGACGACGGCGTCTTCGATCTCCGCATGATCACTGCGGATGAACCATTTGCCCGTGCCCGGCTCCTTTGGGCCGTCATGACAGGCACCGTTGCTGCTTCCAAAGTCACGCATCTGACCGAGGCAACTACCGTCACCATTGAGGCGATCGGAGAACCGTTGGTCCTCGCCGTAGATGGTGAGCCCAAGCCAGGGGTGCGCAGTGCCGTGTTCACCGTCAAGAGCCACGAGCTACGCGTGTATTGTCCGCTGCCGGTGGACCCGGCTTCGTAG